A stretch of the Duncaniella dubosii genome encodes the following:
- a CDS encoding type I restriction-modification system subunit M N-terminal domain-containing protein translates to MAKETTHKKQKVEVLEDILFSCRDSLRGRAALTDKRDMLLRLVFLRFISERYHDRCDEIRQENADGPEYAEMLISQKRTAFGEKGVP, encoded by the coding sequence ATGGCTAAGGAAACGACTCATAAAAAGCAGAAAGTGGAGGTCCTCGAAGATATATTGTTCAGTTGCCGCGACTCCCTACGTGGCCGCGCCGCGCTTACTGATAAGCGAGATATGCTGCTTAGGCTTGTTTTCCTAAGATTTATCTCCGAGCGTTACCACGATCGGTGCGATGAAATACGCCAGGAAAATGCCGATGGTCCCGAATATGCAGAAATGCTTATCTCGCAGAAACGAACTGCTTTCGGTGAAAAGGGCGTCCCCTGA
- a CDS encoding DUF6371 domain-containing protein encodes MNNTHRFILQPYKGVATRHTCPACHKKRCFSRYIDTKKQISFPDDVGRCDHEQSCGYHLTPKEYFERNPQAKPLHCDFAAPSAWRAKPTEQRKPTSFIAAETVSQTLHGYEKNNLYQFLRSKFGAEDALRLMKDYRVGTSKHWPGSCVFWQTDVNGVTRTGKVMLYNTDSGKRVKEPFNHVTWVLSLLKMPDFNLRQCFFGEHLLPMNRGKPVAIVESEKTALVSAYYLPEYVWLATGGKNGCVNADALRVLRSCQVILYPDIGATDQWRQKLSLLRSLGIEASIFNFLEEVATDDERTAGLDIADYLLQIEPDQAILQSMIRRNPILQKLIDDLQLTLVSVERYNPDTDTIHKPSKTDKS; translated from the coding sequence ATGAATAACACACACCGATTCATTCTCCAGCCATACAAAGGAGTGGCTACACGGCACACCTGCCCCGCCTGTCACAAGAAACGTTGCTTTAGCCGATATATTGACACCAAGAAACAAATCTCGTTTCCCGACGATGTGGGCAGATGCGACCATGAACAGAGCTGCGGCTATCATCTTACGCCGAAGGAATATTTCGAGCGTAATCCTCAGGCGAAGCCTCTGCACTGCGATTTCGCAGCTCCGTCAGCATGGCGAGCCAAGCCGACCGAGCAGCGAAAGCCTACCTCCTTCATCGCGGCAGAGACTGTTTCACAGACTCTGCACGGATATGAGAAGAACAATCTCTATCAGTTCCTCCGCTCCAAGTTCGGAGCAGAGGACGCGCTCCGTCTGATGAAGGATTATCGCGTAGGCACATCGAAACACTGGCCGGGGTCATGCGTGTTCTGGCAGACCGATGTCAATGGTGTCACCCGTACCGGAAAGGTCATGCTCTATAATACAGACAGCGGCAAGCGTGTCAAGGAGCCATTCAATCATGTGACATGGGTTCTCTCGCTGTTAAAGATGCCCGACTTCAATCTGCGTCAGTGCTTTTTCGGCGAACACCTCTTGCCGATGAACCGAGGCAAACCGGTTGCCATCGTCGAGAGCGAGAAGACCGCTCTTGTGTCGGCGTATTACCTGCCGGAATATGTATGGCTGGCGACAGGTGGTAAAAACGGTTGCGTCAATGCCGATGCACTCCGTGTTCTCCGTAGCTGTCAGGTTATCCTCTATCCCGATATTGGCGCAACTGACCAGTGGCGACAGAAGCTGAGTTTGTTACGCAGTCTCGGTATCGAGGCAAGCATCTTCAACTTCCTTGAAGAAGTTGCCACTGATGACGAGCGAACAGCCGGACTCGACATAGCAGATTATCTGCTGCAAATCGAGCCTGACCAAGCGATACTGCAATCAATGATACGCCGCAATCCGATTTTGCAGAAACTCATAGATGATCTGCAACTCACTCTTGTGTCAGTTGAACGGTACAACCCGGATACTGATACTATTCACAAACCCTCAAAAACTGATAAATCATGA
- a CDS encoding type II toxin-antitoxin system HigB family toxin: MHIISHRKLKEFYESAGNGDSRIALERWYDIAQQAQWHNLSEIRDDFPATDYVGNQHYVFNIKGNNYRLVVVIKFTIGRIFIRFVGTHSEYDKIDCSTI; encoded by the coding sequence ATGCACATCATTTCACATAGAAAACTCAAAGAGTTCTATGAATCAGCCGGAAACGGAGATTCGAGAATTGCGTTGGAGCGATGGTACGACATTGCTCAGCAAGCGCAATGGCATAATCTGTCGGAAATACGCGATGATTTCCCTGCAACAGACTATGTCGGCAACCAGCACTATGTCTTTAACATAAAAGGCAATAACTATCGGCTGGTCGTAGTGATAAAGTTCACTATCGGAAGAATCTTCATACGATTTGTCGGGACTCATAGTGAATATGACAAAATTGATTGTTCAACCATCTAA
- a CDS encoding restriction endonuclease subunit M, with product MTIEEYKNDELIAQAVSRNIISLEGDRVIYNIHQKKSYRLSDPEEYVRAQTLAFLVLEKNYNPSCIRTEVVVPRRTPEDLADIVVYRDRTCTEPYLVVENKKRTISDSEKRQAVEQLFGNANSLRIPLGLLDYGVNSELFNVADFPPTERITNLIGDREVIPANYGAIPEYKYIAGPNNNDIKPIDAKTLESKVRRSHSVIWAGGKRDPLQAFDEWSKLMLAKVEDERHTPNNSFRQFQIGINESAVAVANRIHQLFSRAIMSEPNIFPEGISINLSDNKIYEVVKILQDISLTDTSTDNIGAAFELFFGSIFRGELGQYFTMRPLSRFVVSMLNVSNEEYIIDPTCGSGGFLLEVLLQVWNRIDKEFSGRRELERIKNDFALTQVYGIEIHEILARICKINLLLHHDGHTNIEGDKSCLDINFSKPLLNRGNEIFNVVVGNPPFGDNIKDHDEDQLGANNFSNFVLAEGKRQVASEHIIIEKSINLLQNGGRLGLILPDGVFNNQGEQSYCPQLRNFLIKNGKILSIVSLPDYAFRKSGAQNKTSILFFQKYTTREKSLFEQTLNESLASKTEELAIIDALTAVRYRTFMAEAQFIGYTPTGILSDKNDLYKGFEGGHLDEDQTGTILGEYRKFENNSLSYTPGMQDCYAFDIVDIWSAHPSHRLDPKYHLFKVQENQNLPEGWICKKLSTLMERREEQVHPEYTPEEYVKVMTLSQTGDIRSRAAGKGKNPPEWLGMYFEDSPSKWYRAYQNDVVFSSIDLWKGCISVVGEEFDGAIVTKEYPIYRMTSDEIVPDFLAALFRTRYYRRAFRAITTGHSNRRRTQTIDFEDIDVCFPQIKIHKED from the coding sequence ATGACTATCGAAGAATATAAAAACGATGAATTAATTGCACAGGCAGTCTCTAGGAATATTATTTCATTAGAGGGTGACAGAGTGATATACAATATTCATCAAAAAAAGTCATACCGTCTTAGTGACCCCGAAGAATATGTGAGAGCACAGACATTGGCCTTTCTTGTTCTTGAAAAAAACTATAATCCTTCTTGCATCCGGACTGAAGTAGTTGTTCCGAGAAGGACTCCTGAGGATTTGGCCGATATCGTTGTATATCGAGATAGAACATGTACCGAACCTTACTTGGTCGTAGAGAATAAAAAGCGAACAATAAGTGACAGCGAGAAAAGGCAAGCAGTCGAACAGTTATTTGGCAATGCAAATTCGCTAAGGATACCTTTGGGATTACTTGACTATGGGGTAAATTCGGAATTATTTAATGTTGCGGATTTTCCTCCTACAGAACGTATCACCAATTTGATTGGTGATAGAGAAGTTATACCTGCGAATTATGGAGCTATACCGGAATACAAATATATAGCGGGGCCGAATAACAATGACATCAAACCTATAGATGCAAAAACTCTTGAATCAAAAGTTCGCAGAAGTCACTCTGTTATATGGGCGGGTGGCAAGAGAGATCCTTTGCAGGCTTTTGATGAATGGAGCAAACTTATGTTAGCTAAGGTTGAGGATGAACGTCATACTCCCAATAACAGTTTCAGACAATTCCAAATCGGTATAAACGAGAGTGCTGTTGCTGTTGCCAATCGTATTCACCAGCTCTTTTCAAGGGCGATCATGTCGGAACCGAATATATTTCCTGAAGGAATATCTATTAATTTGTCCGATAATAAAATATACGAAGTCGTTAAGATATTACAGGACATAAGTCTCACTGATACCAGCACAGATAATATCGGCGCTGCCTTTGAACTTTTCTTTGGTTCTATTTTCCGAGGAGAACTGGGACAGTATTTTACCATGAGACCCCTTTCTCGTTTTGTCGTTTCAATGCTAAATGTTTCTAATGAGGAATATATTATTGACCCGACTTGTGGTAGTGGTGGATTTCTTCTTGAGGTTTTACTTCAGGTATGGAATAGAATTGATAAAGAATTTTCCGGACGAAGAGAACTGGAACGAATTAAAAATGACTTTGCATTAACTCAGGTTTACGGCATAGAAATACATGAAATTTTAGCACGTATTTGTAAAATCAATTTGTTGCTTCATCACGATGGTCATACAAATATAGAAGGCGATAAGAGTTGTTTGGATATAAATTTCTCAAAACCACTCTTAAATCGTGGCAATGAAATTTTTAATGTGGTAGTCGGCAATCCTCCATTCGGAGATAATATAAAAGATCATGATGAAGATCAGCTTGGGGCAAACAATTTCTCAAATTTTGTCTTAGCTGAAGGCAAACGTCAGGTAGCTTCAGAACATATCATTATAGAGAAATCAATTAACCTTCTTCAGAATGGGGGCAGACTTGGCCTTATTCTGCCTGATGGTGTTTTTAACAATCAAGGAGAGCAATCTTATTGCCCTCAACTTAGAAATTTCCTCATAAAAAATGGAAAGATTCTATCAATAGTTTCACTTCCTGATTATGCTTTTAGAAAATCTGGAGCTCAAAATAAAACCTCCATACTTTTCTTTCAAAAATATACAACAAGAGAAAAATCTTTATTTGAGCAAACTCTAAACGAAAGCTTGGCATCAAAAACAGAGGAATTAGCAATAATAGATGCCTTGACAGCCGTGAGATATCGAACTTTCATGGCAGAGGCACAATTTATTGGCTATACACCAACAGGTATTTTATCTGATAAGAACGATTTATACAAAGGCTTCGAGGGAGGACATCTTGACGAAGATCAAACTGGCACAATTCTCGGAGAATATAGAAAGTTTGAAAATAATTCCCTTAGTTATACTCCCGGGATGCAAGATTGCTACGCCTTTGATATAGTAGATATTTGGTCTGCACACCCTAGTCATCGTTTAGATCCCAAATATCATTTGTTTAAAGTCCAGGAAAATCAGAATCTTCCAGAGGGATGGATTTGCAAAAAATTATCCACTCTTATGGAAAGACGCGAAGAACAAGTACATCCAGAATATACTCCAGAGGAATATGTAAAAGTCATGACCCTATCCCAAACAGGAGATATTAGATCTAGAGCTGCGGGGAAAGGCAAAAATCCTCCGGAATGGTTAGGAATGTATTTCGAAGATAGCCCATCAAAATGGTATCGAGCATATCAAAATGACGTGGTATTTTCATCTATTGATTTATGGAAGGGTTGCATATCTGTGGTTGGTGAGGAGTTTGATGGAGCCATTGTTACAAAAGAATATCCTATATATCGAATGACTTCTGATGAAATTGTACCCGATTTCTTAGCAGCCTTATTTAGAACGAGATACTATCGTCGAGCTTTTCGAGCCATTACGACTGGTCACAGCAATAGAAGAAGAACACAAACGATAGATTTTGAGGACATAGATGTATGTTTTCCCCAGATAAAGATACACAAAGAAGATTGA
- a CDS encoding N-6 DNA methylase, whose translation MESEPKLKNAPPSALFINSGTEDNVIKQVMDEIDKIPHKKFKEKDLIGRVYEYFLQTFAINANKEDGEFYTPQSIVELIAAPSSA comes from the coding sequence ATGGAGTCCGAACCTAAACTCAAAAATGCTCCGCCTTCTGCTTTGTTTATTAACTCAGGCACCGAGGACAATGTCATCAAGCAGGTTATGGACGAAATCGACAAGATTCCACATAAGAAATTCAAGGAAAAAGATTTGATTGGCCGCGTGTATGAATATTTCCTCCAAACTTTTGCTATCAACGCCAACAAGGAGGACGGCGAGTTCTATACGCCTCAATCAATCGTTGAATTGATTGCCGCCCCTTCGTCAGCCTGA
- a CDS encoding relaxase/mobilization nuclease domain-containing protein, whose product MIESDNIFTSDYAKMVQSFEAIHGFMPGKENPAGHISISFDNADAPRLTDEFMAQLAKEYMEGMGIKDTQYLIVRHLETGHPHFHIVYNRVDMSGKAVDERNNFRRSDRVVKAIKDKYELTYSPLKQKYEDRIPVFKERISQAIYGCKSWDEFSRRLACAGIEVKFHDDHNTGKPIGVKFTDGDITVNGSKIDRAFTYRRLNNLFEFNCKHGQQQSDRAPTRPKVTVEYTPTQKPSLVEDVIEATVGAIGNLFTLGPGFDPEEQAFQNAIKKEEARRKRKSRRI is encoded by the coding sequence ATCATCGAAAGCGATAATATCTTCACCTCCGACTATGCGAAAATGGTGCAGTCGTTTGAAGCGATACATGGATTTATGCCCGGCAAAGAGAATCCGGCAGGACATATTTCCATCAGTTTTGACAACGCCGATGCGCCTCGCCTGACCGATGAATTCATGGCTCAGCTCGCAAAAGAGTATATGGAAGGTATGGGTATCAAGGACACACAATATCTTATCGTGCGCCATCTGGAAACCGGGCATCCGCATTTCCACATCGTCTATAACCGTGTGGATATGTCAGGCAAGGCTGTCGACGAGCGCAACAATTTCAGGCGCAGCGACCGTGTAGTAAAGGCCATCAAGGACAAATACGAACTCACATACTCGCCGCTGAAACAGAAATACGAGGACAGAATTCCGGTATTCAAGGAGCGGATTAGTCAGGCGATTTATGGCTGTAAGTCGTGGGATGAATTCTCGCGCCGACTCGCCTGTGCCGGAATTGAAGTGAAATTTCATGACGACCACAACACCGGCAAACCCATCGGCGTGAAATTTACAGACGGTGACATAACGGTCAACGGATCTAAAATAGACCGTGCGTTCACATATCGTCGCCTGAACAACCTCTTTGAGTTTAACTGCAAGCATGGGCAACAACAGTCTGATCGCGCTCCGACGCGCCCCAAAGTAACGGTCGAATATACCCCGACGCAAAAGCCCTCACTTGTAGAAGATGTGATTGAAGCCACCGTCGGGGCAATCGGAAATCTGTTCACTCTCGGCCCCGGCTTCGACCCTGAGGAACAGGCGTTTCAAAACGCCATCAAGAAAGAAGAAGCCAGACGTAAACGCAAATCAAGAAGAATCTGA
- a CDS encoding helix-turn-helix transcriptional regulator, protein MGSPVFMYNNTITFDELPGAVSSLVNLVRELADEVRELRAQLTSERGNQKSNTKFIGLAEACEILGKAKSTVYRLAKEGLVPAYKVPGEKEWRFIESELVEHVKENKRQSSVLSFAEMESEISRGTRAKSINRR, encoded by the coding sequence GTGGGTTCGCCAGTTTTCATGTACAACAACACCATTACATTCGATGAGCTGCCGGGTGCAGTGTCATCACTGGTCAATCTCGTCAGGGAATTGGCCGATGAGGTGAGGGAGCTTCGCGCTCAACTCACCTCCGAGAGAGGTAACCAGAAGTCCAACACAAAATTCATCGGTCTGGCAGAGGCCTGTGAAATTCTTGGCAAGGCTAAATCCACAGTCTACCGTCTTGCAAAGGAGGGTCTGGTGCCGGCATACAAAGTGCCGGGAGAAAAAGAATGGCGATTCATCGAGAGTGAACTCGTTGAGCATGTAAAAGAAAACAAACGTCAGTCTTCTGTTCTTTCTTTTGCCGAGATGGAATCCGAAATCAGTCGCGGCACACGCGCCAAATCCATTAACCGACGATAG
- a CDS encoding helix-turn-helix domain-containing protein yields the protein MEISKQQYEYALNRIEELLPLVTDETPASDKNAIELTIVSDVVEAYEKIHYPIAKPTIGELISLSIEEKGMTQKQLAKELGVSPSRVSDYISGRAEPTLRIARAICLILGIAPAAMLGM from the coding sequence ATGGAAATTTCAAAACAGCAATATGAGTATGCACTCAACCGCATTGAGGAGTTGTTGCCGCTCGTAACGGACGAAACTCCGGCAAGCGACAAGAATGCCATTGAGCTTACCATTGTTTCAGATGTGGTTGAAGCCTATGAGAAAATCCATTATCCAATAGCAAAGCCCACTATTGGAGAACTGATCAGTCTCTCAATAGAGGAAAAAGGCATGACCCAGAAACAGCTTGCCAAAGAGCTCGGTGTGAGTCCGTCAAGAGTAAGCGATTACATTTCAGGTCGTGCCGAACCAACCCTGCGCATAGCACGAGCCATATGCCTTATTCTTGGCATAGCTCCAGCAGCCATGCTTGGAATGTAA
- a CDS encoding helix-turn-helix transcriptional regulator, whose protein sequence is MESPKINRIKIALVENGKTGKWLAEQVGKNEATVSRWCSNKMQPSLDTLVRISELLDIDVKDLIVSNKA, encoded by the coding sequence ATGGAATCACCAAAGATAAACAGAATCAAAATTGCATTGGTTGAGAATGGTAAAACCGGTAAATGGCTTGCCGAGCAAGTCGGTAAAAATGAAGCCACCGTTTCCCGATGGTGTTCCAACAAAATGCAACCGTCCCTTGATACACTTGTGAGGATTTCAGAATTACTTGATATTGATGTTAAAGATTTAATTGTAAGCAATAAAGCATAG
- a CDS encoding plasmid mobilization protein translates to MSKPTVRKGGRPSKPTDEKRTHVVTIKLNNAEYSDLLERSKTAGVKMAEYVRHGAFRLTIVSRLSGIEQEIAKGILNLSSDFNQAMTCFHQLKLRSAANKLAAVVDKMFDILKKLRPNKDTEYVCKNT, encoded by the coding sequence ATGAGTAAACCAACTGTCAGAAAGGGCGGTCGTCCCTCTAAACCGACCGATGAGAAGCGCACCCATGTGGTGACAATCAAACTGAACAACGCAGAATACTCCGACCTTCTGGAGCGGTCAAAAACCGCCGGAGTAAAGATGGCAGAGTATGTCAGACACGGCGCGTTCCGGCTCACGATTGTCAGTCGCCTGAGCGGGATTGAACAGGAGATTGCCAAAGGAATACTAAATCTCAGTTCCGATTTCAATCAGGCAATGACCTGTTTTCATCAGCTCAAACTTCGCAGCGCGGCCAATAAATTAGCCGCCGTCGTCGATAAGATGTTTGACATTCTCAAAAAATTAAGACCCAATAAAGATACCGAATATGTTTGCAAGAATACTTAA
- a CDS encoding DUF3987 domain-containing protein, protein MGKSIDPMLVLGKAVDMNVKIKGGDFPLGAMPMKIQRIVREANECYGYPVDYLAGAMLVAVGLGIGNTHFARLKGKWDESAILFMALVGRPGACKSHPLNFAIRPFTELDGKATRAYVKECEEYERQRELPMKERTDPHPVAPVCKRFLISDATPEAMLLIHSQNLRGILMWNDELAGWFKNFNRYNKGSDEEYWLKLFNANPSYSDRKGVKNSIYISRPFISVVGTIQNGILNELAQGSRTSNGFIDRLLFVMPGNQDKQPWSDREPSFDIEAAWADIIGRLVAMPYETDDDGNIVAGILPFTPEAKSRLYEWQRQNTEECNREESDALKGVYNKFDFHAIRFCLIMQMARWACGEADKSEIDLVSVENAISLVDYFKTTATRVQGIIRELSLSELQRAVMSALPDEFTTEQGVEIAAENSMPERTFKDFIRRFTGIHFQKIRHGIYGKI, encoded by the coding sequence ATGGGAAAGTCTATCGATCCGATGCTCGTGCTCGGCAAGGCCGTTGACATGAACGTAAAGATTAAAGGCGGCGATTTCCCTTTGGGTGCCATGCCTATGAAGATTCAGCGTATCGTGCGGGAGGCGAATGAGTGTTACGGTTACCCGGTGGATTATCTGGCAGGAGCTATGCTTGTGGCTGTCGGGCTGGGTATCGGCAATACCCATTTCGCCCGGCTCAAAGGGAAATGGGATGAGAGCGCGATTCTTTTCATGGCTCTTGTCGGCAGACCCGGTGCCTGTAAGTCGCATCCGCTGAATTTCGCCATACGTCCGTTCACGGAGCTGGACGGTAAGGCGACACGCGCATACGTCAAGGAGTGCGAGGAATACGAGCGTCAACGTGAACTGCCGATGAAGGAGCGTACAGACCCGCACCCTGTGGCCCCGGTATGCAAACGTTTTCTTATTTCTGACGCCACCCCGGAAGCCATGCTGCTTATTCACTCGCAGAATCTGCGTGGCATACTTATGTGGAATGACGAGCTTGCAGGATGGTTCAAGAACTTCAACCGCTACAACAAAGGCTCTGACGAGGAATATTGGCTCAAACTGTTCAATGCCAATCCGTCGTACTCCGACCGCAAAGGCGTGAAAAACTCGATTTATATCAGCCGTCCTTTTATCTCGGTTGTGGGCACTATACAGAACGGCATACTCAATGAGCTGGCTCAGGGAAGTCGCACTTCAAATGGTTTCATTGACCGTCTGCTGTTCGTTATGCCCGGCAATCAGGACAAGCAGCCGTGGAGCGACCGAGAACCGTCGTTCGACATCGAAGCGGCATGGGCTGACATCATCGGCAGACTTGTGGCGATGCCCTACGAAACCGATGATGACGGCAATATAGTCGCCGGTATCCTGCCTTTCACTCCTGAGGCAAAATCGCGACTTTATGAATGGCAACGTCAGAACACTGAGGAATGTAACCGGGAGGAAAGTGACGCACTGAAAGGTGTCTATAACAAGTTTGATTTCCATGCCATACGCTTTTGTCTAATAATGCAAATGGCGCGCTGGGCCTGTGGTGAAGCTGACAAATCGGAAATAGATCTTGTCTCGGTTGAAAATGCCATATCACTTGTGGATTATTTCAAGACAACCGCCACAAGAGTACAGGGCATTATCCGCGAGCTGTCGCTGTCGGAACTACAAAGAGCCGTGATGTCGGCTCTACCCGATGAGTTCACAACTGAGCAGGGTGTGGAAATCGCCGCCGAAAATTCTATGCCAGAGCGTACCTTCAAGGATTTTATCAGGCGTTTCACCGGGATTCACTTTCAGAAAATACGTCATGGAATTTATGGCAAGATATGA
- a CDS encoding DUF3408 domain-containing protein: MTAKKSPSTTASKSIQLTDAPESKVSTIKPQIIMQPDNSINSTPTINAVNSDNAVNSTSPANTDNLFDNEQTATDTTEQPKQQRVGKQQRKSDYAEFKATYLAPSKLVKRHPVNIEDSVWEKLERIARILGDRDTTVGSYINAVLLEHLNLYANDIEIWRKL; the protein is encoded by the coding sequence ATGACAGCAAAGAAATCTCCGTCAACAACCGCATCCAAGTCAATTCAGTTGACCGATGCACCCGAATCCAAAGTATCAACCATCAAACCACAAATTATTATGCAACCAGATAACTCCATCAACTCAACTCCCACTATCAATGCTGTAAACAGCGACAACGCTGTCAACAGCACTTCTCCTGCCAACACGGATAATCTGTTTGACAACGAGCAGACGGCAACCGACACTACCGAGCAGCCCAAGCAACAGCGCGTGGGCAAGCAGCAGCGTAAATCCGATTACGCTGAGTTCAAGGCTACCTATCTCGCTCCGTCTAAGCTGGTGAAGCGTCACCCGGTCAACATCGAGGACAGCGTATGGGAGAAGCTCGAACGCATCGCCCGTATCCTCGGCGACCGAGACACCACCGTCGGCAGTTACATCAACGCCGTCCTCTTGGAGCATCTCAATCTCTATGCCAACGACATCGAAATATGGCGCAAACTCTGA
- a CDS encoding helix-turn-helix transcriptional regulator, whose product MKDLNRLKVVLVEKKRTSKWLAEELGKNVATVSKWCTNTIQPDLPTLNRIAELLDVDPRELINGKD is encoded by the coding sequence ATGAAAGACCTAAATCGATTGAAGGTTGTTCTGGTAGAGAAAAAGCGAACAAGCAAATGGCTCGCTGAAGAGTTAGGCAAGAATGTTGCCACAGTGTCTAAATGGTGTACCAATACTATTCAGCCAGATCTGCCGACGCTTAACAGAATAGCAGAATTATTGGATGTCGATCCAAGGGAATTAATCAATGGCAAAGATTAA
- a CDS encoding DUF3791 domain-containing protein: protein MDNKEIFNRIEYVVACVGAFAQRHQLSNMQAYAYLRRFTGIDFLLDCYAAEHTLSIDDAVSDLQVICQREGGKI, encoded by the coding sequence ATGGACAACAAAGAAATATTTAATAGAATTGAATATGTGGTGGCATGTGTCGGAGCTTTCGCCCAACGGCATCAGCTCTCCAATATGCAGGCATACGCATATTTGCGCCGTTTCACTGGCATAGATTTCCTTCTTGATTGCTATGCCGCCGAACATACCCTTTCCATTGATGACGCTGTTTCAGACCTTCAGGTAATTTGCCAACGGGAAGGAGGGAAAATATGA
- a CDS encoding site-specific integrase, which produces MNTCTKVFLRQKAISGGRISLYLDFYPAIRNPHTNRMSRRETLGIYIYASPKNERERQFNSSMLEKAEAIRCRRFEQLLNEQFDFLDKEKLRMDFLAYFKQKCRQKYQKWDCVLRHFEIYCKGMCRFCDLTVDFCKGFRTYLLSAQRQRNNGKGPISHNSAAGYWSTFRALLKMAYQEKYLRENINDFLDKIEWKEVKKEFLTLAEVKLLVATPCKIPVLKQAVLFSCMTGLRISDILQLSWEHIQMGQDGGYLIRMCTEKTEEETNLPISDETLALCGERSEGLIFKGLKRHMVNHPLKEWIKSAGITRRITFHSMRHSFATLLAANGVDILTISKMLTHKSVKNTQIYAKVVDERAREASMVISLK; this is translated from the coding sequence ATGAATACATGCACCAAAGTTTTCCTTCGTCAGAAGGCTATTTCGGGTGGACGCATATCGCTCTACCTTGATTTCTATCCTGCCATCCGTAATCCCCATACCAACCGGATGAGCCGCCGTGAAACCCTCGGCATCTATATCTATGCCTCGCCCAAGAATGAGCGGGAGCGTCAGTTCAACTCCTCTATGCTTGAAAAGGCAGAGGCTATCCGCTGCCGTCGCTTCGAGCAGTTGCTCAACGAGCAGTTCGATTTTCTCGATAAAGAGAAGTTACGCATGGACTTCCTTGCATACTTCAAACAGAAATGCCGTCAGAAGTATCAGAAATGGGACTGCGTTCTCCGGCACTTTGAGATCTACTGTAAGGGCATGTGTCGTTTCTGTGACCTGACAGTTGACTTCTGCAAGGGCTTCCGTACTTATCTTCTATCTGCCCAACGTCAGCGCAACAACGGCAAAGGACCAATCTCCCACAATTCGGCGGCAGGATATTGGTCGACATTCCGAGCCTTGCTGAAAATGGCTTATCAGGAGAAATATCTCCGCGAGAATATCAATGACTTCCTTGATAAAATCGAGTGGAAAGAAGTCAAGAAAGAGTTTCTTACACTCGCGGAAGTCAAACTACTTGTCGCTACGCCTTGTAAGATCCCCGTTCTGAAACAGGCGGTTCTGTTTAGCTGCATGACCGGACTACGCATAAGCGACATTCTGCAACTCTCATGGGAACATATCCAAATGGGACAGGACGGAGGCTATCTCATAAGAATGTGTACTGAGAAAACCGAGGAAGAAACAAACCTCCCTATCAGCGATGAGACTCTCGCACTCTGCGGTGAGCGTTCGGAAGGGCTGATTTTCAAAGGCCTTAAACGCCACATGGTGAATCATCCTCTGAAAGAGTGGATTAAATCCGCTGGCATTACCCGACGGATAACCTTCCATTCGATGCGCCACAGCTTCGCTACGTTGCTTGCCGCCAACGGCGTGGACATTCTCACCATCAGCAAGATGCTAACCCACAAAAGCGTGAAAAACACGCAAATCTACGCCAAAGTTGTTGATGAACGAGCGAGAGAGGCATCTATGGTCATTTCTCTGAAATAA